Within Microbacterium oryzae, the genomic segment CCCGTGATGAGGTACCCGGAGATGACGAAGAAGACGTCGACGCCGACGTAGCCCCCCGGCAGCGCGCGCGGCCAGATGTGGAACAGCACGACGCCGAGCACTGCGAGGGTGCGCAGCGCCTGGATGTCGGCGCGGGCGGGGCCGGCGGCGCGGGCGGGGTGCGGTGTGCTCGCGGTCACCGGCTCTCGAGGTAGGCGGTGAGGCGGGTGTCGGCGTCGGCGGGGGTGTAGCCGGTGGCCTGGATGCGGGTGAGGTCGAGGACGCTGTTGCGGGGGCGGGGCGCGACGGGGCCGGTCGCGGTGGCGTAGTAGGCGTCGGTGCTGACGGGGGTGACGCGGTTCGGGTCGTGGCCGGTGAGGGCGTAGACGCGGCGTGCGATGTCGGCCCAGGTGGTGGGTGCGCCGGTGCCGGTGAGGTTGTAGACGCCGTAGGCGGGGCGGGTGGTGAGGAGGTGGCGGATGCCGGCGGCGATGTCGTCGGTGAAGGTGAGCCGGCCGGTCTGGTCGTCGACGACGGCGGGGTCGATGCCGCGTTCGGCCAGCGACGCCATGGTGGTGACGAAGTTCTTCCCGTCGCCGATGACCCAGCTGGTGCGGACGATGTAGTGGCGGGGAACGGTCGCGGCGATCTGGTCGCCGGCGGCCTTGGTCTGCCCGTACACGCCCAGGGGCGACAGGGGCGCGTCCTCGCGGTAGGGGGTGGTCGCGGTGCCGTCGAAGACGTAGTCGCTGGAGACGTGGACGAGGGTGAGGCCGTGCTCGGTGGCGATGCGCGCGAGCGCGGTGACGCCGGCGACGTTCGCCGCCCACGCCTGGGCGCGGCCCTCGGGGGTCTCGGCCTGGTCGACGGCGGTGTGGGCGGCGGCGTTGACGATGGTGTCGTAGTCCCGCCACCGGCGGGCGGTGGGAAGGTCGGGGGAGGCGAGGTCGAGGTCGGTGCGGGTGGCGTACTCGATGTGCGGCGCGTCGCCGTACAGGTTCCGGAGGGCGCGGCCGAGCTGTCCGTTCGCGCCGAGGACGAGGGTCTTCCGCGGTGGGACGGGGGCGACGTCGGACAGGCGCGGGTGGGCGCGGTCCTTGTCGCTGATCTCCGCGTCGGTCAGCGGGATGGGCCAGGCGATCGCGGCGGTCTCGTCGGCGAGGTTGAGGAACGAGTACGACGCGGTCGGGGACCAGTG encodes:
- a CDS encoding sugar nucleotide-binding protein gives rise to the protein MTVFGKPLTGTPTAIPGLVEFDLPVHGDARGWFKENWQREKMTAAGLADFGPVQNNISFNDAAGTTRGIHAEPWDKFVSVATGRIFAAWVDLREGPSFGAVHTAELDPSKAVFVPRGVGNSYQTLEPDTAYTYLVNDHWSPTASYSFLNLADETAAIAWPIPLTDAEISDKDRAHPRLSDVAPVPPRKTLVLGANGQLGRALRNLYGDAPHIEYATRTDLDLASPDLPTARRWRDYDTIVNAAAHTAVDQAETPEGRAQAWAANVAGVTALARIATEHGLTLVHVSSDYVFDGTATTPYREDAPLSPLGVYGQTKAAGDQIAATVPRHYIVRTSWVIGDGKNFVTTMASLAERGIDPAVVDDQTGRLTFTDDIAAGIRHLLTTRPAYGVYNLTGTGAPTTWADIARRVYALTGHDPNRVTPVSTDAYYATATGPVAPRPRNSVLDLTRIQATGYTPADADTRLTAYLESR